From a region of the Neobacillus niacini genome:
- a CDS encoding Ger(x)C family spore germination protein, with amino-acid sequence MMRTAKLCLLFLLPLWLTTGCWNLKEPDQLSFVTGNGLDLTEDGKLEASTLVVVPTGVAGGGQISGGGKKESFHVISATGANVTEAIVKIQAKLSRVVFQGHRDIVLVGQKLAKQGMGETFDPFIRNAQSHIVSLVFVVKNGNPKDVFSNEPMFEPNISIALEKEQKALGFKPYLSREFIADVMSDGIQPLLPAVSLNSTKHFSYSGFAILNKDDGVKLVGFLNRKDSYYAAWMTDRLTSLTLTSFVPKGDGNVSLRLEKLGRRIRVKKVDERIQISVHLKGEGTIMENNTNLDPSKRKDLLLIQDELSHKTQKSVQLLVKKVQKKYKIDIFGFGESVHQQYPQKWKTLKKNWTKIFPTVDVSVKVDLQINDPGITNSSLNKP; translated from the coding sequence ATGATGCGTACTGCTAAACTTTGTTTACTATTTCTATTACCTCTTTGGCTCACAACCGGCTGCTGGAACCTTAAGGAACCGGATCAACTCTCATTTGTCACAGGAAATGGACTAGATTTGACAGAAGACGGGAAATTGGAAGCGAGTACTCTTGTAGTTGTACCAACGGGGGTTGCTGGTGGCGGACAAATCAGTGGGGGAGGAAAGAAAGAAAGCTTTCATGTGATAAGTGCTACTGGTGCTAACGTTACAGAGGCGATTGTGAAGATTCAAGCAAAACTATCGCGAGTTGTATTCCAAGGGCATCGAGATATCGTCCTTGTCGGACAAAAATTGGCAAAACAGGGAATGGGTGAAACATTCGATCCGTTCATTCGGAATGCCCAATCACATATAGTTTCATTAGTATTTGTGGTGAAAAATGGAAATCCAAAAGACGTCTTTTCAAATGAGCCAATGTTTGAGCCGAACATTTCAATAGCACTTGAGAAGGAGCAAAAAGCATTAGGCTTCAAACCGTATCTATCCCGTGAGTTTATTGCGGATGTAATGAGTGATGGAATACAGCCTCTATTACCGGCAGTTAGTTTAAATTCCACAAAACACTTTAGTTATTCTGGATTTGCCATTCTAAACAAAGACGATGGTGTGAAATTGGTGGGATTCTTAAATAGGAAAGATTCATATTATGCAGCTTGGATGACTGACAGACTAACAAGTCTCACACTCACTTCATTTGTTCCCAAAGGGGATGGAAACGTTAGTTTAAGGTTAGAAAAATTGGGTCGGCGGATTCGGGTGAAAAAAGTCGATGAGCGAATTCAAATTAGCGTCCATCTTAAAGGAGAAGGAACCATCATGGAAAACAATACAAACCTAGACCCATCTAAACGAAAGGATCTTTTGCTCATACAAGATGAACTTAGTCATAAGACACAGAAATCTGTACAACTACTTGTCAAAAAAGTTCAAAAGAAATACAAAATTGACATCTTCGGGTTTGGTGAAAGTGTACATCAACAATATCCTCAAAAGTGGAAAACGTTAAAGAAAAATTGGACCAAGATATTTCCTACTGTTGATGTTTCGGTCAAAGTAGACCTTCAAATCAATGATCCGGGTATAACCAATTCGTCTTTGAATAAGCCTTAA